The sequence AGGACATGCATTGAGATTTTACAACTACATATACGACAGAAACGGGAGAGTTGAGCTTACTGAGATTCCGCAACCTCCAAAGGAGTGGGAAAGCCCAGTAGAGGCTTTTGAAGCTGCTTATGAGCATGAGAAGTTCATAAGCAAATGTATAAACGAACTGGCAGCTTTGGCTGAGGAGGAAAAAGATTACTCAACGAGGGCATTCTTGGAGTGGTTTATTAACGAGCAGGTTGAGGAAGAAGCGAGTGTAAAGAAAATACTGGATAAGCTAAAGTTCGCCAAGGACAGCCCACAGATCGTGTTTATGCTTGATAGGGAATTAGCCGCAAGAACTCCGAAGCTTCCAGGTCTCCTTATGCAGGATGGGGAGTAGTTTTGTTCTTTCTTCTCTTATCTCTTTTGCGATCCGATACTTGAGTTTACCATTCCCAATCCAAGGATAACCTCTTAATTTTTTAGATCGATTACTTCCGAAAATTTTATAATCATGACTCGAGTATACTCGAGTAGGTGAGAGAACATGACCGAAGCACCAACTCTCGATAAAATAAAAAAGCTGGGCCAAGTTCTTACTCCCTTTGAAATTGCGGAATTTCTTGTTAATTGGGCAATAAAAAGTCCCAAAGACTTAATACTCGAACCCAGTTGTGGAGATGGTATTTTTTTAAGGGCGGCAATCAGGCGGTTGATGGAACTCGGGGCTTCCCCAGAATCAATATCTAAACAGGTTTATGGCGTAGAAATAGATTCTGAAATACTTGAAAAGACTAAAAAACTTCTTTTGACTGAATTTTCTTTTGTGCCAACTCTGATAAATGCAGATTTTTTTGATTTAGAACCTCCAAGAGGTCAGCAGACCCTGAATAACTTGCTCACAGCCCCAAAAATTCCAAGGGTGGATGTTATTGTTGGAAATCCTCCGTACATTAGATATCAATCTTTTTCGGGAAAAACAAGGGAGAAGGCTCTCAGAACGGCCCTCGAAGAGGGGGTTAAGCTGCCTGAACTCACAGCATCCTGGGTTCCATTCGTAATTCATGCAGAGAAGTTTCTTAAAAAAGATGGTCGTCTTGCGATGGTCCTTCCTTCGAAACTTCTCCATGTTGGATACGCAAAACCATTTAGAAAATGGCTTCTGAAGAAGTTTTCTAATATTACGATAATCTCGTTTGAGAGGAGAGTATTCCCAGGCATTCTCGAAGATACAGTTTTGCTCTTAGCCAGTAAATCTGGGCCTTATGGGGTTCGATTTGTAGAGGTTACTGATGAAAGGGAGCTCTCTGGGTTGGATTTGGAATCTTCAACTTTCGTACTTACGCGGCCAAATCCTGATGAGAAATGGACAAAGTACATACTCCCGCAGAATTTGGAAAGTTCATTGGGGGAAATACTTAATAAAGTGCAGGAAAAGGTTGTACTACTAGGGGAGCTGGGAATAGTGACAATTGGAGTGGTGACTGGAAGCAATGAATTCTTTACCCTAACGGAAGAGGAGGCAAGCTCATGGGGAATCGAGAAGGAATATCTGGTACCTTTGGTCTCTCGGGCTGAACAAATATCCGGAGTTGAAATTACAACCTCCGACTGGGAACTTATCAAAAAGCTCGGCCAAAAGTGCTATCTTCTGGAGGTTACAAAACCATGGGACGAACTGGGAATGGGGGTGAGAGAATACCTAATTAAAAGAGGAGACGAACTCAACGTTAGAGCTCGCTACAAAGTGAGAATAAGAAAAACATGGTATACCGTGCCTGGAGTTAGGTTTCCAGACCT comes from Thermococcus litoralis DSM 5473 and encodes:
- a CDS encoding ferritin; its protein translation is MLSEKMLKALNEQLNRELYSAYLYFAMAAYFDDLNLEGFASWMKAQAEEEIGHALRFYNYIYDRNGRVELTEIPQPPKEWESPVEAFEAAYEHEKFISKCINELAALAEEEKDYSTRAFLEWFINEQVEEEASVKKILDKLKFAKDSPQIVFMLDRELAARTPKLPGLLMQDGE
- a CDS encoding HsdM family class I SAM-dependent methyltransferase, translated to MTEAPTLDKIKKLGQVLTPFEIAEFLVNWAIKSPKDLILEPSCGDGIFLRAAIRRLMELGASPESISKQVYGVEIDSEILEKTKKLLLTEFSFVPTLINADFFDLEPPRGQQTLNNLLTAPKIPRVDVIVGNPPYIRYQSFSGKTREKALRTALEEGVKLPELTASWVPFVIHAEKFLKKDGRLAMVLPSKLLHVGYAKPFRKWLLKKFSNITIISFERRVFPGILEDTVLLLASKSGPYGVRFVEVTDERELSGLDLESSTFVLTRPNPDEKWTKYILPQNLESSLGEILNKVQEKVVLLGELGIVTIGVVTGSNEFFTLTEEEASSWGIEKEYLVPLVSRAEQISGVEITTSDWELIKKLGQKCYLLEVTKPWDELGMGVREYLIKRGDELNVRARYKVRIRKTWYTVPGVRFPDLFMSYMSHEVPKMASNEIVVNERKATSTNTIHQIFLKRKLEPRLLSTLFYNSLTLLSTELVGRFYGGGVLKIEPKEAEKILIPMAEEPKEILDISSKVDRLLRAKRTADAVAIVNEVILEGELGLKPRDVEVIEETWKYLQERRMKKSLG